CTGGTTCATCTTCTCTTCCGGTGCTATCTTCTGATTTTGAGGATGGAACGCTTCAGGATTGGCAGGCAAATGGCACAGGAACAGCAAGTGTTTCTACTTCTCAAGTTCATGATGGTTCTTATTCTGCAATGGTAACAATAGGGGCGCAGAGTTGGGAAACCTTGTGGTACTATGGTATAGACTCAAAACTTAGTCCTGATAAGTCTTATCATTTTGTATTTTGGCTTTATCAGGAAACAGGTTCAGACCAGAATTATAATTTGAGCTTAAAGTATAATGACGGCAGTAGTGATCAGTACGACTCCATTATATATCAACAGACGGTACAAAGTGGTGTGTGGACAAAGGTAGAAGGGGATTATACCTTCCCCTCTTCCAAAGGAACTATGAAGGATATCTATATAGAGGGGCCTACATCAGAAGCTTTTTATCTTGATGATTTTAGTATTTTAGAGAACTAAAAGTAAAAGCGGGATTGGAGAGTATCCCAATCCCGCTTAAAGTATCTTAGACAG
This sequence is a window from Spirochaetia bacterium 38H-sp. Protein-coding genes within it:
- a CDS encoding carbohydrate binding domain-containing protein; translation: MRKFFILVLVVASIFVSCDVNGTSSGASTNNDSGSSSLPVLSSDFEDGTLQDWQANGTGTASVSTSQVHDGSYSAMVTIGAQSWETLWYYGIDSKLSPDKSYHFVFWLYQETGSDQNYNLSLKYNDGSSDQYDSIIYQQTVQSGVWTKVEGDYTFPSSKGTMKDIYIEGPTSEAFYLDDFSILEN